A region from the Takifugu rubripes chromosome 22, fTakRub1.2, whole genome shotgun sequence genome encodes:
- the LOC101074971 gene encoding protocadherin-8, whose protein sequence is MGGQGWKGLLVCAWLTNLAFATQGKTMKYQTFEEDAPGTVIGNLARDISASPSSGISRSNFRMMKQFNSSYIRLRESDGQLAIGERIDRERICKHISHCLIAFDVVSFSKEQFKLIHVEVEVKDINDNTPEFPRKESSLEISENTAVGTRIPLDFAVDDDVGVNYIQSYQISVNSHFSIDVLSRADGVKYAELVLMKELDRETQASYALELVAMDGGNPSRTGTTRINIKVKDYNDNSPVFDRNSFSVDLPEDAPVGTLLLDLNAEDPDEGLNGEVVYGFGHQVPTEIRQLFRVDRKTGRLTLESQIDFESKNTYEFDVQATDLGPNPSPAICKIVVQVQDVNDNAPEISITPMTSITAGIAYITEAAARESFVALVSTSDRDSGANGQVHCTLYGHDHFRLQQAYEDSFMIVSTSPLDREKIPEYNLTVVAEDLGSPPFRTITQYTIRLTDENDNAPVFSKQVYEVAVVENNAPGAYITTVVARDLDMGSNGKVSYKLADSYVMGSPISTFVSLDPASGSLYALRSFNYEVMKQLELRITASDGGSPPLSGTANVYVKIVDQNDNAPLITQPPLNNGSAEVLLPRDAPSGYVITRVEAQDADEGTNAVVSYALATGDPSVFSVNKDTGEIYLSQVLTHDVDETLSVTVTVSDSGRPALTSSATLHFLIIEGSPPSDRTVYHQPGTEDDVLAQWDLSVVIIVVLAGSCTLLLLAIILIATTCNRRKRDKSGEDSDSYGEKGTLERGRNHVADNPLLPLHGTGAGAGFDGHSYSSQPGFPTAHPGGSDMCSASEDGSEVPCVYDSDTNSKLRGNKHEGYSTLPGYGNGKEAVRPITIWKGNSYTTISARDPAFSGKDSGKGDSDFNDSDSDVSGDTGLKKDGAGAPPMAGQNALWACTSECKVLGHSDRCWSPSAVRANAAPSPAPTLSSFTNVSKTASLPRDPNRRDNYYQAHIPKTVGLQSVYEKVLHREYDYMVVTPPRPVRVQEISDITLPVYTPTPTHRPTSDA, encoded by the exons ATGGGAGGACAGGGGTGGAAAGGACTGCTGGTGTGCGCCTGGTTGACAAACCTGGCGTTTGCCACGCAAGGAAAGACGATGAAATATCAGACGTTTGAAGAGGACGCACCGGGAACCGTGATTGGAAACTTGGCCAGAGATATATCCGCGTCCCCCTCGTCGGGCATCTCCAGGAGCAATTTCAGGATGATGAAACAGTTCAACTCCTCTTACATCCGTCTGAGGGAGAGCGACGGCCAGCTGGCCATCGGAGAGAGGATCGACAGGGAGCGGATCTGCAAACACATCTCGCACTGCCTCATCGCTTTCGACGTGGTCAGCTTCTCCAAAGAGCAGTTCAAACTCATCCACGTCGAGGTGGAGGTCAAGGACATCAACGACAACACCCCCGAGTTCCCCCGGAAAGAGTCAAGTCTGGAGATTTCCGAGAACACCGCAGTCGGAACGCGCATCCCCCTGGACTTCGCCGTGGATGACGATGTTGGAGTAAACTACATCCAAAGCTACCAGATCTCCGTCAACAGCCACTTTTCAATCGATGTGCTCAGCAGGGCTGACGGGGTTAAATATGCGGAGCTGGTGCTCATGAAGGAGCTGGACCGAGAGACGCAGGCGTCATACGCGCTGGAGCTGGTCGCCATGGACGGCGGCAACCCGTCCCGCACCGGAACAACGCGCATCAACATCAAGGTGAAAGACTACAATGATAACAGCCCAGTGTTCGACAGAAACAGCTTTTCCGTGGACCTGCCCGAGGACGCCCCGGTGGGCACCCTGCTGCTGGATCTGAACGCAGAAGACCCGGACGAGGGGCTGAACGGAGAAGTGGTGTACGGGTTCGGCCATCAGGTGCCCACAGAGATCAGACAACTCTTCAGAGTGGACAGAAAGACCGGGCGGCTCACGCTGGAGAGCCAGATTGACTTTGAAAGTAAGAACACCTACGAATTCGACGTCCAGGCCACCGACCTGGGTCCCAATCCGAGCCCGGCCATCTGCAAAATTGTAGTGCAGGTCCAGGACGTGAACGACAACGCGCCGGAGATCTCAATCACCCCCATGACTTCCATCACGGCGGGAATAGCGTACATCACCGAGGCGGCGGCCAGAGAGAGTTTCGTGGCTCTCGTCAGCACCTCAGACAGAGACTCGGGCGCAAACGGACAGGTGCACTGCACCCTGTACGGGCACGACCACTTCAGACTGCAGCAGGCGTACGAAGACAGCTTCATGATCGTGAGCACCAGCCCGTTAGACCGGGAGAAAATCCCCGAATATAACCTCACCGTGGTGGCCGAGGATCTCGGCTCCCCGCCTTTCAGGACCATTACTCAGTACACAATCAGGCTGACGGATGAGAACGACAACGCTCCGGTGTTCAGTAAGCAGGTGTACGAAGTGGCCGTGGTGGAGAACAACGCGCCAGGCGCATACATCACCACGGTGGTGGCGCGGGACCTGGACATGGGGTCAAACGGGAAGGTCAGCTACAAACTGGCAGACTCATATGTCATGGGCTCGCCTATTTCCACCTTCGTGTCGCTGGACCCAGCGAGCGGCTCGCTTTACGCGCTCCGGAGCTTCAACTATGAGGTGATGAAACAGCTGGAGCTCCGAATCACGGCCAGCGACGGGGGCTCCCCTCCGCTGTCCGGCACCGCCAACGTCTACGTGAAGATCGTGGACCAGAATGACAACGCGCCGCTCATCACTCAGCCGCCTCTCAACAACGGCTCCGCGGAGGTCCTGCTGCCGCGGGACGCGCCGAGCGGCTACGTCATCACCAGGGTGGAGGCGCAGGACGCGGATGAGGGCACGAACGCGGTGGTGTCCTACGCTCTGGCCACGGGGGATCCCTCCGTCTTctctgtcaacaaagacaccgGGGAGATCTACCTCAGCCAGGTGCTCACCCACGACGTGGACGAAACCCTGAGCGTGACCGTGACCGTGAGTGACAGCGGCAGGCCGGCGCTCACCTCCAGCGCCACGCTCCACTTCCTCATCATCGAGGGCTCCCCGCCGAGCGACCGGACGGTGTACCACCAGCCGGGCACCGAAGACGACGTGCTGGCCCAGTGGGACCTGTCGGTGGTGATTATCGTCGTGCTCGCGGGGAGCTGCACGCTCCTGCTCCTGGCCATCATCCTCATCGCCACCACCTGCAACCGGCGCAAGCGGGACAAGAGCGGGGAGGACAGCGACTCATACGGGGAGAAGGGCACGCTGGAGAGGGGCAGGAACCACGTGGCGGACAACCCGCTGCTGCCGCTTCACGGAACGGGGGCCGGGGCGGGCTTCGATGGGCACTCGTACAGCAGCCAGCCCGGGTTCCCCACGGCTCATCCCGGGGGCAGTGACATGTGCTCGGCCTCTGAGGATGGCAGCGAAGTGCCCTGCGTGTATGACTCAGACACGAACAGCAAACTACGAGGGAATAAACACGAG gggtACTCCACCTTGCCCGGCTATGGCAACGGCAAAGAGGCCGTGAGGCCGATCACCATCTGGAAGGGGAACTCCTACACCACCATCTCTGCCCGGGATCCCGCTTTCAGTGGTAAAGACAGTGGCAAGGGGGACAGTGACTTTAATGACAGTGACAGTGATgtgagtggagacactggcctGAAGAAAGATGGTGCAGGGGCTCCACCCATGGCTGGCCAAAATG cTCTGTGGGCTTGCACCAGCGAATGCAAGGTCCTGGGCCACTCAGACCGCTGCTGGAGTCCCTCAGCAGTCAGAGCCAACGCAGCCCCCTCCCCTGCCCCCACGCTCTCTTCCTTCACCAACGTCTCCAAGACGGCCTCCCTCCCCCGGGACCCCAACCGCAGGGACAACTACTACCAGGCGCATATCCCCAAAACGGTGGGGCTTCAGAGCGTGTACGAGAAGGTGCTGCACAGGGAGTACGACTACATGGTGGTCACCCCGCCGAGGCCCGTGAGGGTGCAGGAGATCAGTGACATCACCCTCCCCGTGTACACCCCCACCCCGACACACCGCCCCACCTCTGACGCATAA